DNA sequence from the Tindallia magadiensis genome:
GCTGCTGTTAACGTAGTTTTACCATGGTCTACGTGCCCTATTGTTCCTATGTTTACATGCGGTTTACTTCTTTCAAATTTTTCTTTTGCCATTTTCTTTCCCCCTTAATATATTATCTTTTACATTAATAGCCATCCTGTTTTCTCTTTGTTTCCAAGTATCTTTCCAATTTTCGTTTCACACGTTGCAATGCGTTATCAATAGATTTTTCTGATCTTCCAAGGTCTTTCGCAATTTCTTGATAAGATCTTCCATTTATGTATAGCATCAATACTTTCATTTCGAGTTTACTAAGAACTTCTCCAATAATATCTTCGATAGTTACCAACTCTTCCTGAGATATCATTAATTCTTCAGGATTGGTTATTCTTTGACCCGAAACCATTTCCATCAATGTTCTGTCAGAATCATGTTCACACACAGGCTTATTCAAAGAAATATATGAATTAAGCGGAATATGTTTTTGACGCGTTGCCGTCTTGATTGCTGTAATCATTTGCCGAGTGATGCATAGCTCCGCAAACACCTTGAAAGAAGATGGTTTTTCATCACAGTAGTCGCGTACAGCCTTAAAAAGTCCAATCATGCCTTCCTGGACAATATCTTCCCGATCAGCTCCAACTAAAAAATAAGACCTTGCTTTTGCCTTAACAAAGTTTTTATACCGATTCATAAGTATTTCCAATGCTTCCAAATCGCCATTTTGGGCAGAACGAAGCACTATTTCGTCTGATACATCAACTGCGTCAACAATGTTTACAAAGCGAGAAAAATCTTTAGTCGCACCCATGGACACCGCTCCCGACTTTCAAGTAGACGAACTTACCGATATTATATCTTACTCTTTCAGTCTTCGTCAACTAGAGCCTTCTTTTCTTCTAAACTTCTCTAGTTTTTCAAGCGTTTCAATGTCTAACCTAGAGGCAATATCCTCTTTTTGACTCGTTGTTATCCGTGCTCTCTCTTTAATACTGCTTCCCGCATTGTTCAAGTCTAACTGTAATTCTCGAACGCTAATTCTAGTGGCGCCGCCGCCAAGTACCATTAACTGCTCTGTCCAATCATTCGTTACTACCATAACATTTTTCCGTTCTACCAATGCTTGAATTTTTTTTTCAATAAAATGATCAGCTGTCATTTTTTCTTTTGTAAAAACAACTTCTACACCTTTAGTCCACTGGATCGTCTCTTTTGAGCGAGGCGTTTTATATGCATCAAAAACAATGATAACTTCCAGACCTCTATAAGATCTATATTCCGCCATCATATCTATTAACCGATCTCTCGCCCCCTGAAAATCCGTTTTCTGTATTTCGTGCAACTCAGGCATTGAGTTAATTACATTGTATCCATCCAGAATTAATACATCTTTCACCTGGAAAGCTCCTTTTTCTTTCTATTCTGATTAAAAACTTCATATAGCAATACTCCAGCTGCAACGGAGGCATTAAGAGAACCCGTTTTGCCTGCCATCGGGATTCGCAATAGATAATCGCAATGTTCTCTTACAAGCCTTGAAATTCCTTTCCCTTCACTACCTATCACTAATCCTATAGAACCTCTTAGATCTTGATCCGACAGATCTTGGTTACTTTCACCAACTCCAGCAGCAATCCAAAAGTTTTTCTTTTTCAATGTCTTGATCGTTTCTGTTAAATTAACTACCTGCAAAACTGGCACATGTTCAAGAGCTCCACTGGCTATTTTCGCAACCGTTGGTGTTACTCCTACAGCTCTGTTTTTAGGTATAATCACGGCTGACGCACCAAACACTTCGGCGCTGCGAATAATCGACCCAAGGTTGTGCGGATCCTCGATGCCGTCTAGCAAAATAACTAATGGGTTTTTCTTTACCTGAAGTGCTTTTTCAATCACGTCTTCAAAGTTTTGATATCGATAAGGCTCTACCATCGCAATAACACCTTGATGATTGCGACTTTGTGCCATTTTATCCAGCTTTTCTTTTTCAACATTTTTCACAGAAACTTTTTGTTCTCTGGCAAGAGACCTAATTTCATCTAATCCTTGCCCCTTTTGTTTTGCAGCGATATAAATCTCTTTTACTTGGCGATTGCCTCGTAGTGCTTCCAAAACCGAATTTTTTCCTTCCAATTGGTCCATCATATTCTCACAATCCTTTATTTTTATAGGTTTTTAAAGAAAACCGATACCGCCTGTGCCTGTCCGCAACTCATCGCACCTTCGCCGCAAGTTCCATGAACACAATCCGGACCAGCCTTTCCAAAGATAGAAGGCGCTACTGCCTTTACTTGTCTTAACATTTCAATGGCTAGGTTTTTTATTTCCCACTGCGCTCGATTGCAGCAACGAATTTTGAAGAAGTGAAGCAGACTTCTTGCATTCATCGTTATGACTATTTTTGTTTCACAAGCATTCGGAAGTACATACCTAGCATCTTCGATCGCTTTCTTCTCCGCTAAAGAATTAGCTTTTTTTTCAGGCAACCCTTTTGCCATAAACTCTTTTTTATACTGGCTCACCAGTCTTTCTGCTAATTGATCATATGCCTTTTGCTGAGCGTCCATTGTTTTTTCAAATAATGTTTTTGCTTCAACATCTTGTTCAATAGCCGAGGGGATAATATAAGCAAACCCTTCCTCTCTCACGTATCGTTGACTCTGTTGTGAATAACTGGCAATACGATGCCTCACTAGCTGATGCGTTAAACTCCTCGAAACACCTTCCACTGAAAAAGTAAAACTTATATGCTCTATCGGCGACTCATGCCCCATTTGCGTTAGTAAGGTTACAAAATGCCTGACCGAATCTTCTTCAAGATTCTTCATCAGCTCTGTAGCTCCGGTAGGTGAATAACAAAGCTTCGCTGCCGCCGCAACGATTTTTTCCGGGTCTGGAGTATGTGAAATCAGTTCAATGATTGGTTGCGCTTTCATTAACAGAAAAACCTCCTTCTACACGAATATCTCTTATAGGGAATACCCAAAGAACATAGGCCCTGACTCTGGCACTATACTCCCCTTTTATTTCCATTTCCTTAACATCGTCATTTTCTGGTTCAAGCACTACGATATTTGTCAAACCTTCATCGCTTTCCCTCTGAACATCTACAGTTCGATAGTTTAATACTTTCATTCTATCTAATGTTGTTTGCTGCTGAAAAGGTGCCATCAGTTGTGCATACTCAGCATACTGACGGAGTGTATCGGAACTTGATCGAAAGGGATCTATCCAAATGGACTTTGCAGATAAACCTATCAACAGAATCATCAAAGCAAACAGCATTTTCTTTTCATTAGGTTTCATTTTGATGCTCCCTTTCATCAGGCTGATCCAGAATATACATGCTTTTTTCCATAATTTCCGTCATGCGATCTATTCTGTTTTGATAATACAAAAAACCAATTAATGCTTCAAATCCTGTTGCATACCTATACTCTGTCATATCCGCATTTTTAGGCGTTGCTGATTTTTGATTTCTACCACGTTTTAGTATCCACTGCTCTTCCTCAGATAAAAAATCTTTTATCCCTCGTGCCGCTTTTGCTTGTGAACCTGCTTTGACATATTTGATAGCTTCACGATGCAGCTTATTTACTGACACGGCATGCCTTCTTACCAAATAATCTCTTACAAACAACTCAAAAACCGCATCACCCATATAAGCCAGTGCTAAAGGCGAAATTCTGTTAATATCAATCAGGTTATCTTGACATTGACTGTCCTTGTTTTTTCCTTCTAATTGAAATGTTTTCATTCTGTTTTGTTCTCACTCCTGTTTTACTAACTCCTTTGGATTATATGATACTCCTTTTGTTTTTTCAATCCTTTAGAGCTTTTTCCATTTGACACCTTCTGAAGTGTCTTCTAAAACAATTCCCCGTTTCTTGAGGTCATCTCTTATGTCATCGGCTTTAGCATAGTTTTTTTCTTTCCTTGCCTTTTCTCTCATTTCAATCATTTCTAAGATTTCATTTTCCAAAATAACATCGTCTGTCCGGTTTTTTTGCAACAATCCCAGCACATGACACTGCTCCTGAAGAAGGCTTAATGCTTCTTCAAGCACTTCTCTTCCAGGTTTCTCCTGCACCACGCTGTTAATTGCTTTTACTAATTCAAAAATAACCGATATCCCGTCTGCTGTATTAAAATCGTCATCCATTACTTCTATATACCGCTGTCGGTATTCATTGATCAGCTTAATCGTAGAGTCATCGACAGAAGGGTTGTTTTTCGGCAGCTTATCACAATAATACCGCCAGGTGTCTCTTGCATTATACAATCTTTCTAGGCCCTGTTTTGCCGCTTCCATGGACTCTTCATTAAAATTAAGGGGACTTCTATAATGAGCAGACAAAATAAAAAATCTTGCAACTTCCAAATCATATTTTTCACTTATTTCTCTCGGTGTAAAGAAGTTGTTTAATGACTTAGACATCTTGCGATTATCCACATTTAAGTAACCTACATGTAGCCAGTAATTAGCAAAGGGTTTCCCTGTAAGCGCTTCACTTTGAGCTACCTCGTTTTCATGATGTGGGAAAGTCAGGTCGCCGCCGCCTCCATGTATATCAATCGTATCCCCAAGATATTTTTTCGCCATGGCAGAGCATTCAATATGCCAACCTGGCCGACCTTTTCCCCAGGGGCTTTCCCAATACGGTTCTCCTGGCTTTGCTTTTTTCCATAAAGCGAAGTCTAGCGGATTCTTTTTATTTTCATTCACTTCTATCCGTGCTCCTGCTCTTAATTCCTCCAAACTTTGCTTAGAAAGCCTGCCATAATTAGGATATGCGGATACGTCAAAATAAACATCTCCTTCTATTTCATAGGCAACCTTTTTGAGAATCAAGGCTTCGACAAACGCTATTATTTCTGGTATGTTTTCTGTTACTCGTGGATGTATATCTGCCTTTTGAATTCCTAAGCTTTCCGCATCTTCAAAATAAGCTTTGATATACTTAAGGCTTATTTCTTCCGGCGTCATGTCTTCTTTTGATGCCTGTTGAATGATTTTATCATCTACATCCGTAAAGTTCTGCACTAAGGTCACTTCATACCCTCTATACTTAAAATAATTTCGCATGGCATCAAAGGTGATGAAAGTCCTTGCATTACCGATGTGAAAATAGTTATATACAGTTGGTCCGCACGCATACATTTTGATTTTTCCTTCTTCAATCGGATAAAAAGCTTCTTTGCTTCGTGTAAGCGTATTAAATAGCTTCATTTTTCATTCCTCCTATATCATCATTTGAAAAGGCTGCATATAAAAAACCGCCTCTAAAAATTCTTCAGAGACGGTTCTAAAACCGCGGTTCCACTCTGCTTGCAAAGCTTTATGCTTTACCTGCTTTATCAGTTATAACGGACTGTCCCGGCTAATCCTTCTATCGTTCAGCTGCAATTCAGTGAAATAACGCAGTGCTTTTCAGCAACCAGCACCTCTCTTCAGCGTTTTCGTTCACCTCAAATCTGAACAGATCAACTTATCGTATTCATTTTATACAGGAATTTTTTCCAGTCTTTTTAGAGTCTTCTCTTTTCCCAACACCTGCAAAACAAGCATCAGGTCTGGACCATGAACACTCCCTGTAACCGCAACACGCAATGGTTTGAAAAATTTAGGCCCCTTAAGCCCTACATCCTTCTGAACAGGTTTAAGAACTTTCTTAATAGACTCTCCAGTCCATTCCTCGATATCCGACAGCGCTGCTATTAGTGGCTCCTTCAGCATTTTTAATTCTTCCGAAGAATACCATTCACCGGCTTCTCCCTCTTCCACCTGCAGTTCATCCTGAAAAAACACAGCTGCTTTTGATGGCATTTCTGACAAGTGATCAATATTTTCCCTTAGAACAGCTGTAAGGTTGTTAATCCAGTCCTTTTTCTGTTCTATCTCTGACTCACTAATCAGATTAGCTTCTACCAAATGAGGAATAGCAATACTCGCCACCCTCTCCAGGTCAGCTTCACGAATATATTGACTGCTTAACCAGTTCAGTTTCTTTACATCAAAGATTCCGCCACTTTTCGAAACTCTTTCTAGGGAGAAGCATTCTTCAAGCTCCTCTAAGGAAAATCGTTCTTTGTTTTCTGACGGACTCCAGCCTAGCAAAGCAATATAGTTGACAAGTGCTTCCGGCAAATATCCTTTGCGACGAAAATCCTCTGCTGCCACGTCACCATGCCGTTTACTGAGTTTTTTTCGATCATCATTTAGTATGTTAGGCAGGTGTACATGAATGGGGGCTTCCCATCCCATTACCTGATATAAATAAATATGTTTCGGTGTAGAAGATAACCATTCTTCACCTCGTATAACGTGCGATATTTCCATTAAATGATCATCTACCACTACAGCAAAATGATAGGTTGGATAACCATCAGACTTCATTAACACCTGATCATCCATATCATCTGTATTCATTGAAACATTTCCACGAATCAGATCATGAAAACTTATTTCCGTGCTTTTAGGCAGCTTAAGTCTAACTACATAAGGGTCCCCCTTGTCAATCCTCTCAGCTACGTCTGTTTCTGCCAGTTCTCGACAATAGCCATCATATCGAGGGGTACCTTTTTTCTTTTTTTCTTCTTCTCTTACAGCATCCAGTCTTTCCTTTGAACAAAAACAAGGATAGGCATGACCAGATTCCAGTAATGTTTTCAAATGTTCTTGATATATCGAAAGTCTTTGCGACTGAATATAAGGACCCTTGCTTCCTTTTTCTGCCACTTGTCCCTTTTCTAAAACCACACCCTCGTCATGAAAAATACCAGCCCATTCCAAGGATGTTAACATATTCTCTAAAGCACCTTCAACATACCGTTCCTGATCCGTATCTTCTATCCGTAACAAATAGGTTCCTTGATTAGCCTTTGCAAACAAGTAGTTATACAAGGCTGTTCTAAGCCCACCTATATGAACAAAACCTGTAGGACTTGGGGCAAACCTTACTCTAACACTCAACGACTTCACTCCTCTTTCTCCAATAACGCATTTTAATCCTGTTTATCTATAACCTCATCAGCCTCATTTATTAATAGGCTTTTGCGTAGTATACCATTTTATCGGCTTTTTCGCCACAGAAAGGACATGTTTCTCCCAGTTTTTCCTGTTCAAAGGGAATGCAACGAATGGTTGCACCGGTTTCTTCTTTTACTTTCAACTCACAAGATTCTTCACCACACCACATCGTTTTAACAAAACCAGGGTTTTCCTTCATGATGTTTTTGAACATCTCAGCATCTGTTGCCACATGCGTGTTCTGCTCACGCATCGCTTTGGCTTTTTCAAACAGATTCTTTTGAATATCTTTCATCAAGCTACTAACCGTATCTTTTAACTGATCTAACGAACAAACCTGTTTTTCTAAAGTGTCTCGTCGAAAAACAACGGCTTGTTGATTTTCTAAATCCCTTGGACCTATTTCAATCCGAACCGGAACACCTTTCATTTCCCATTCATTAAACTTCCATCCCGGTGAATATTGATCTCTGTCATCTATCTCTGTCCGGAATTCATATCGTAATTCTTCATAAATTTTCTCAGCAGCTTCACTTACTCCCTCTTTATGAGAAGCAACGGGAACGATAACCGCCTGAGTAGGAGCAATTCCTGGCGGCAAAGCTAATCCACGGTTGTCACCATGCACCATGATAATACCACCAATTAACCTTGTAGATACTCCCCAAGACGTATGGTAAGGGTTTTTCAGTGTCCCATCCCGATCCAAGAAGGATATATCAAAGGCTTTTGTAAAATGCTGCCCTAGGTTATGGGAAGTCCCAGCCTGAAGTGCTTTTCCATCATGCATTAATGCTTCCATGGTATAGGTTGCGTAGGCGCCTGCAAATTTCTCTCTTTCTGTTTTTTGACCGGTAATGACAGGAATTGCCAGTAATTCTTCGGCCGTTTCTTTGTATATTCCTAGCATTTGCAATGTTTCTTCTTGCGCCTCATCATAAGTTTCATGAAGCGTATGTCCCTCTTGCCATAAGAATTCACTGGTTCTTAAGAAAGGCCTGGTGCTTTTTTCCCATCGAACCACACTGCACCACTGATTGTATAAAAATGGCAAATCGCGATATGAGTCTAACCATTTTGAGTACATAGAACAAATAATGGTCTCAGAAGTTGGTCGAACACAAAGTCTCTCTGCTAATTCCTCATTCCCGCCATGGGTTACCCAGGCAACTTCCGGCGCAAAACCTTCCACATGCTCCGCTTCCTTTTGCAGTAAACTTTCAGGAATTAAAAGTGGAAAATAACAGTTTTTATGACCAGTATCCTTAAAACGTTTATCCATGAATTGCTGAATGTTTTCCCAAATGGCATAGCCGTAGGGTTTTATAACCATAAATCCTTTAACCGGCGAGTAATCTACCATATCCGTTTTTTTGATTACATCTGTATACCATTGAGCAAAATCAACTTCCATAGGGGTTATTTCTTCAACAAATTGCTTTTCTTTTTTTCCCATATTTCTCCGTCTCCTCCCAACATTAATTTATGTAAATCTCCCTGCAACCCTTTTGTTAAATGAATCACTATTCCGTCTTTCATTATACGCTATGCTTATTGGGTAACACAATCCTATATTAATAGATAATTGCAGAACTCTTAACAAGGCACTTAAAAGGTATTAGTCCTCGCTCTTTGTCATTAACAACACCACTACCTGTGCCGCTATACCTTCTTCTCGTCCAACAAAACCCAGCTTTTCTGTCGTAGTTGCCTTTACATTGACAGCCGTGTTCGAAATATTTAAGGCTTCTGCAATGGAGTTTTTCATTTTATCCATATATGGAGCCAGTTTGGGTTGCTGCGCCATGATGACGATGTCCATGTTCGACACTTCCAAGGCCTCTTGAGATATGAAAGAATGTACTTTTTTCAACAATTTAATACTGTCAGCATTTTTATAGGCCGGATCGTCATCCGGAAAGTGGGTTCCTATATCTCCTAAGCCCGCCGCACCGAGTAAAGCATCCATAATAGCGTGCACTACCACATCTGCATCTGAGTGCCCAGTCAATCCTTGATGATGAGGTACCGTAAGTCCACCTAAAACTAGTTTTCGATCTGCCGCAAAAGCGTGCACATCAAAACCGATGCCTATTTTCATTTTCTCCGCTCCTTCGATTTAAGGTATATGCTGCAATTTCCAAGTCTTCTGATGTGGTTATTTTAATGTTAATGTGTTTTCCACAAACCGTATGAACAGAATACCCTGCACATTCCAGTACGCTGGCATCATCCGTAGCCACTTTACCTGGCGGGAAGCATCGATAGGCATTCTTTAACCATTCAGCACAAAATATTTGCGGTGTCTGAGCAAGCACAAGTTCCGACCGGGGTAATGTGCCAACGATTTCACCCTTCTCCTCGATCTTTTTCACCGTATCTGTCATTTGACTCGCCAGTATTGCTCCACCTGTTTCCAAAGCCTTATCAAATACCCGCTCAATGTCCTCTTGGTGAATCAGAGGTCTGGCACCGTCATGGATAGCAATATAATCTACCGTCTCCTCTATCGCCTCCAAGCCTTTTTTAACCGAGTCAATCCTTTCACTGCCACCTGCAACAACGTTTGTCACTTTGTGAAACTGGTATGTTTCAACAATGTCAACCTGACAATATGTCACATCCTTTTCAGGTACGACCAGTATCATTTGGTGGACCCTCGGAGATTCGTTAAAAGGCTGTATAGCATGTGCTAAAACTGGTTTTTGATTCAGCATTAAAAATTGCTTCGGTACCGGGCTGTTCATTCGTTTCCCACTACCGCCTGCAACAATAATAACCGCAACTTTTTTTTGATTATCCAAGAAATCGAACACCTCATTATTTAATCGTCTTGTTGTTTTGGTTTTGCAAAGATCATTCTTCCAGCTGCCGTTTGAAGCACACTGGTGACCAACACCTCTATTTCATGTCCAATATACTTTCGGCCTCCCTCAACAACAATCATGGTTCCGTCGTCAAGATAAGCTAATCCCTGTCCAGCTTCTTTGCCATCTTTTATCACTTCAATATGCATTTCTTCTCCTGGCAAAACCACCGGTTTCACTGCATTTGCCAACTCATTGATGTTCAATACCTTCACACCTTGCAGTCCAGCAACTTTATTTAAGTTATAATCATTCGTAACCACGG
Encoded proteins:
- the proS gene encoding proline--tRNA ligase, which codes for MGKKEKQFVEEITPMEVDFAQWYTDVIKKTDMVDYSPVKGFMVIKPYGYAIWENIQQFMDKRFKDTGHKNCYFPLLIPESLLQKEAEHVEGFAPEVAWVTHGGNEELAERLCVRPTSETIICSMYSKWLDSYRDLPFLYNQWCSVVRWEKSTRPFLRTSEFLWQEGHTLHETYDEAQEETLQMLGIYKETAEELLAIPVITGQKTEREKFAGAYATYTMEALMHDGKALQAGTSHNLGQHFTKAFDISFLDRDGTLKNPYHTSWGVSTRLIGGIIMVHGDNRGLALPPGIAPTQAVIVPVASHKEGVSEAAEKIYEELRYEFRTEIDDRDQYSPGWKFNEWEMKGVPVRIEIGPRDLENQQAVVFRRDTLEKQVCSLDQLKDTVSSLMKDIQKNLFEKAKAMREQNTHVATDAEMFKNIMKENPGFVKTMWCGEESCELKVKEETGATIRCIPFEQEKLGETCPFCGEKADKMVYYAKAY
- the sigH gene encoding RNA polymerase sporulation sigma factor SigH translates to MSMGATKDFSRFVNIVDAVDVSDEIVLRSAQNGDLEALEILMNRYKNFVKAKARSYFLVGADREDIVQEGMIGLFKAVRDYCDEKPSSFKVFAELCITRQMITAIKTATRQKHIPLNSYISLNKPVCEHDSDRTLMEMVSGQRITNPEELMISQEELVTIEDIIGEVLSKLEMKVLMLYINGRSYQEIAKDLGRSEKSIDNALQRVKRKLERYLETKRKQDGY
- the ispF gene encoding 2-C-methyl-D-erythritol 2,4-cyclodiphosphate synthase, yielding MKIGIGFDVHAFAADRKLVLGGLTVPHHQGLTGHSDADVVVHAIMDALLGAAGLGDIGTHFPDDDPAYKNADSIKLLKKVHSFISQEALEVSNMDIVIMAQQPKLAPYMDKMKNSIAEALNISNTAVNVKATTTEKLGFVGREEGIAAQVVVLLMTKSED
- a CDS encoding NYN domain-containing protein produces the protein MKDVLILDGYNVINSMPELHEIQKTDFQGARDRLIDMMAEYRSYRGLEVIIVFDAYKTPRSKETIQWTKGVEVVFTKEKMTADHFIEKKIQALVERKNVMVVTNDWTEQLMVLGGGATRISVRELQLDLNNAGSSIKERARITTSQKEDIASRLDIETLEKLEKFRRKEGSS
- a CDS encoding Mini-ribonuclease 3, whose translation is MKTFQLEGKNKDSQCQDNLIDINRISPLALAYMGDAVFELFVRDYLVRRHAVSVNKLHREAIKYVKAGSQAKAARGIKDFLSEEEQWILKRGRNQKSATPKNADMTEYRYATGFEALIGFLYYQNRIDRMTEIMEKSMYILDQPDEREHQNET
- the gltX gene encoding glutamate--tRNA ligase, producing the protein MSVRVRFAPSPTGFVHIGGLRTALYNYLFAKANQGTYLLRIEDTDQERYVEGALENMLTSLEWAGIFHDEGVVLEKGQVAEKGSKGPYIQSQRLSIYQEHLKTLLESGHAYPCFCSKERLDAVREEEKKKKGTPRYDGYCRELAETDVAERIDKGDPYVVRLKLPKSTEISFHDLIRGNVSMNTDDMDDQVLMKSDGYPTYHFAVVVDDHLMEISHVIRGEEWLSSTPKHIYLYQVMGWEAPIHVHLPNILNDDRKKLSKRHGDVAAEDFRRKGYLPEALVNYIALLGWSPSENKERFSLEELEECFSLERVSKSGGIFDVKKLNWLSSQYIREADLERVASIAIPHLVEANLISESEIEQKKDWINNLTAVLRENIDHLSEMPSKAAVFFQDELQVEEGEAGEWYSSEELKMLKEPLIAALSDIEEWTGESIKKVLKPVQKDVGLKGPKFFKPLRVAVTGSVHGPDLMLVLQVLGKEKTLKRLEKIPV
- the thyX gene encoding FAD-dependent thymidylate synthase, coding for MKAQPIIELISHTPDPEKIVAAAAKLCYSPTGATELMKNLEEDSVRHFVTLLTQMGHESPIEHISFTFSVEGVSRSLTHQLVRHRIASYSQQSQRYVREEGFAYIIPSAIEQDVEAKTLFEKTMDAQQKAYDQLAERLVSQYKKEFMAKGLPEKKANSLAEKKAIEDARYVLPNACETKIVITMNARSLLHFFKIRCCNRAQWEIKNLAIEMLRQVKAVAPSIFGKAGPDCVHGTCGEGAMSCGQAQAVSVFFKNL
- the cysS gene encoding cysteine--tRNA ligase, with protein sequence MKLFNTLTRSKEAFYPIEEGKIKMYACGPTVYNYFHIGNARTFITFDAMRNYFKYRGYEVTLVQNFTDVDDKIIQQASKEDMTPEEISLKYIKAYFEDAESLGIQKADIHPRVTENIPEIIAFVEALILKKVAYEIEGDVYFDVSAYPNYGRLSKQSLEELRAGARIEVNENKKNPLDFALWKKAKPGEPYWESPWGKGRPGWHIECSAMAKKYLGDTIDIHGGGGDLTFPHHENEVAQSEALTGKPFANYWLHVGYLNVDNRKMSKSLNNFFTPREISEKYDLEVARFFILSAHYRSPLNFNEESMEAAKQGLERLYNARDTWRYYCDKLPKNNPSVDDSTIKLINEYRQRYIEVMDDDFNTADGISVIFELVKAINSVVQEKPGREVLEEALSLLQEQCHVLGLLQKNRTDDVILENEILEMIEMREKARKEKNYAKADDIRDDLKKRGIVLEDTSEGVKWKKL
- the rlmB gene encoding 23S rRNA (guanosine(2251)-2'-O)-methyltransferase RlmB; amino-acid sequence: MMDQLEGKNSVLEALRGNRQVKEIYIAAKQKGQGLDEIRSLAREQKVSVKNVEKEKLDKMAQSRNHQGVIAMVEPYRYQNFEDVIEKALQVKKNPLVILLDGIEDPHNLGSIIRSAEVFGASAVIIPKNRAVGVTPTVAKIASGALEHVPVLQVVNLTETIKTLKKKNFWIAAGVGESNQDLSDQDLRGSIGLVIGSEGKGISRLVREHCDYLLRIPMAGKTGSLNASVAAGVLLYEVFNQNRKKKELSR
- the ispD gene encoding 2-C-methyl-D-erythritol 4-phosphate cytidylyltransferase — protein: MDNQKKVAVIIVAGGSGKRMNSPVPKQFLMLNQKPVLAHAIQPFNESPRVHQMILVVPEKDVTYCQVDIVETYQFHKVTNVVAGGSERIDSVKKGLEAIEETVDYIAIHDGARPLIHQEDIERVFDKALETGGAILASQMTDTVKKIEEKGEIVGTLPRSELVLAQTPQIFCAEWLKNAYRCFPPGKVATDDASVLECAGYSVHTVCGKHINIKITTSEDLEIAAYTLNRRSGENENRHRF